The Paenibacillus sp. YPG26 genome includes a window with the following:
- a CDS encoding nucleotidyltransferase-like protein — protein sequence MESTFFSIVNEQTVGQHAIGAIGYRHSGGGFHGSLLHDFELLIMVICSGGGLRRQVDHCIKGNLKYQIMYISSEDLLDWIAGGEHHEIIRCFLDGEILWDVQRRVISLRSQIIELEQTLREQHIFKEFSRFLRRYLEAKRYSQDGHFMDAYRSVADALYHYACIELIEKGVHPGQRVWEQISHLGSVVYKLYEELTESKETLEQRVQLVLLACEFSVMSKMADCCKFLLKILSSRHEPWTIQELLKHPDLVLVREELPMVLRKLVYRSLVRETPSGHQSSAAMRQIRYWAN from the coding sequence GTGGAATCTACCTTTTTTTCTATAGTGAATGAGCAAACGGTAGGACAACATGCGATAGGCGCCATCGGTTACCGACATTCCGGCGGAGGATTTCATGGTTCCCTTCTGCATGACTTTGAGCTTCTGATCATGGTTATCTGCAGTGGTGGTGGGTTAAGAAGGCAGGTGGATCATTGTATCAAGGGTAACTTGAAGTACCAGATTATGTACATCAGCAGTGAGGATCTGCTAGACTGGATTGCCGGCGGGGAGCATCATGAGATTATCAGGTGTTTCTTGGATGGTGAGATCCTCTGGGATGTGCAAAGGAGAGTGATTAGTCTGCGTTCACAGATCATTGAGCTGGAGCAGACATTGCGAGAGCAGCATATATTCAAAGAGTTCTCCAGATTTCTTCGCAGGTATCTAGAAGCCAAAAGGTATAGTCAAGATGGACATTTCATGGATGCATATCGAAGTGTGGCAGACGCATTGTATCACTATGCTTGTATTGAACTGATCGAGAAGGGAGTCCATCCCGGTCAGCGGGTATGGGAGCAGATCAGTCATCTGGGTTCTGTGGTGTACAAGCTCTATGAGGAATTAACCGAGAGCAAAGAGACCTTGGAGCAAAGGGTGCAGCTCGTTCTACTAGCCTGTGAGTTCTCTGTAATGTCCAAGATGGCCGATTGCTGCAAGTTTTTACTCAAAATTTTAAGCAGCAGACACGAGCCGTGGACCATTCAGGAGCTGCTAAAGCATCCCGATCTCGTGCTTGTGCGTGAAGAACTGCCAATGGTATTAAGAAAGCTGGTTTATCGTTCTTTAGTAAGAGAGACGCCTTCAGGTCACCAGAGCAGTGCGGCTATGAGACAAATCCGTTATTGGGCTAACTAA
- a CDS encoding DUF2614 family zinc ribbon-containing protein, which yields MLFKSSKINEFRLWGLLLTMLGMGLMVLGTAGIVFWGQSGRIVAAIGLVVGLISMMGSLGIYFWAGMLSTTAVQLECPECHKLTKMLGKTDRCMFCKTILTLDPSKATITADEIELQQSEAAQNIKMN from the coding sequence ATGTTGTTCAAATCAAGCAAAATTAATGAGTTCCGGCTCTGGGGGCTGCTGCTCACCATGCTCGGTATGGGACTGATGGTTCTAGGGACGGCCGGCATCGTATTCTGGGGCCAATCTGGCAGGATTGTGGCCGCAATCGGCCTGGTGGTGGGTCTGATCAGTATGATGGGAAGTCTCGGGATCTATTTTTGGGCAGGAATGCTCTCTACCACAGCGGTTCAGCTTGAATGCCCGGAATGCCATAAGCTTACGAAAATGTTAGGAAAGACGGACAGATGCATGTTCTGCAAAACGATTCTTACTCTGGATCCTTCCAAGGCAACCATTACAGCTGATGAAATCGAGCTCCAACAATCAGAAGCCGCCCAGAATATTAAAATGAATTGA